One genomic region from Streptomyces sp. Li-HN-5-11 encodes:
- a CDS encoding helix-turn-helix transcriptional regulator: MVRTPLTPQERERGERLGRLLREARGDRSMTEIAARAGISAETLRKIETGRAPTPAFFTVAALAGALGLSMDELAGRCAPVEV; the protein is encoded by the coding sequence ATGGTGCGCACACCTCTGACCCCTCAGGAGCGCGAACGCGGCGAGCGGCTCGGACGGCTGCTGCGCGAGGCGCGTGGCGACCGCAGCATGACGGAGATCGCGGCGCGCGCGGGCATCTCGGCCGAGACCCTGCGCAAGATCGAGACCGGCCGGGCCCCGACTCCGGCCTTCTTCACGGTGGCCGCGCTGGCCGGCGCCCTCGGGCTGTCCATGGACGAGCTGGCGGGGCGGTGCGCACCGGTGGAGGTGTGA